From Hemibagrus wyckioides isolate EC202008001 linkage group LG11, SWU_Hwy_1.0, whole genome shotgun sequence:
TAGCGCAGAGCATATGTGAAATCACCAGATAATAATCTAGAAATAGAACAGTCTGCATGCCATAACTAATATGATTAcattgcatttttctttttgtggctACATTATACTGTACATTCAATATCAAGTCGACATGTATGGTATGATCAGAATTAGGATTGTTTGTCTGGTGATTTCTTGCATGGTCCAAAACATTTCACTTGATGGCAGCACTGAGCAAAACTTGCTTTTCTTCTCGtgcaatttaaatataataaaatgaaatcataGAGACCGTTTTGTCCCATTAATTCAAGTGATTTTAAAGCGAACCAGGATGCAATGTTCAGGAAATAAGTAGTGATATTAGTGCAATCAGCTTTTGGGTGTTTGTGTACAATTAAAggagttttttttaacataaaaggaaaatgattcctagaaaaaaaaaaccaccccaaccacacacatatatcaacacatacacatacttgcAGTGATAATTCACAAGGCTCTGAtatatgttttgtgttttgctgGACATTACTGAGATTACCAGTGAATGCCCTTTGACTCCGATCAATAAAAGAGGCAACATGCAAGTCCCTGTAATGAGCTTGCTCAGTCACGCAGTGCCCATCTTCCTCAAACTGACATCTACAGCACGAGATGCAAGAGATTGTGAAAGCATGAGGCTTGCTGGGCTTCATGTAGGTCTCCAGTATTGCCTGATTTGGACCCACATCTGCTTGTAAAGTTTTAATACTATAACTAAAGACACCTAGAGCAGATCATTTCACAGATACAACAGAATCACATGAGCAGAATGATTTCAGAATCATTTAGAGGTTTATAGCTGCATAACTAATTTGGaaggataaataaaaaatgatacaaaaatacaaatgtaTAATTTCACCTCGTTTGCGAGTTAAAGTTAGCTCTATTTGTTTGTCTctagctgttttattttttttgccagcAGAGCTTTGTGAACCATCTGGAGCGTTGCTGGAGCAACGGCGATGAGAGCAACGGTAACGTTAACTGGGGTTACCCAGGAAACTGTGGTCGCTATGGAGACTGCATCATAGGGCGGAGCCAGGGGTCTCGACGGGGAGGCGAATCCGCGCGTGCTCAGCTCAGTCCTGTTTTCTCACGCAAGAAACgacagtgttttctttttatgcCAACCTACTGTGTCTTTTTCCGAATGCTAATCGTGGGGAATTCTACAGGGAAAAGATAAATAGAATTTGGGGGAAACTTGGCTTTTTACGTGGCCGATTACAGCACTTAACATCGATTTGGTGATAATTGTTTTCACACGcctttttttctacacaaaataaaacattttgagcCATAACAATCCATTCTTTCATTTTGTATAACACATAGTTATTTGGTATAGGTAAAGGCGGTTTgattaataaatacatacattaggctatatatatattcgaCAGTTTGATGGTTTATCCACATGCGTTCAGTTTGTTATAATGATATCTGCACTTATAGATACTAACAAAATGCATGTGACACTAACACGTGACCTCTGAAAATATATCGTTTCAGCACATTAACAGGCATTTGTTAGATTGTAATATATTGCCAATACGTATGATGACGATTATATATAACACTGAGAACAAATGCAGACTGACAATCACAAACGAATTGTTACTGTTTTTATGATATTTAAGGTCCCTGACCCGCCCTTCGTCCACTTTTAACCACTATAGAGAATGCATGATTATCTGCAGGCCAACAGGTTTTAGTCCGTGTACAGGGTCTGCATGAAGAAAATCCTAGAGTAAAGTGTAGTTGGTCTGAGGAGCATCGTCGACTGGAGCTGCGTTTGCTTTACACGTCTGTGAAAATCTTTTTGATGTTTACGCAGTTCTGATTATTTTGGTTTGTGTAGTTAGCCTGTTTAAAGCCGCTGTTTATGCCCTCCTCTATCACCATGTATTCCGATTTGCTGAGTGACGAGGTGCTCCGCGTCCGTTTCATCTCCTCAGCGGACTCGAGATGCTCGCAGCTGCCCGTGTGCAGGTACTGCGCGTGCTCCTCGCCGTCCGTCTCCCGGTGGTAGAAGTAGTTGAAATTGGAGACGATGACGGGCACTGGAAGCGCGATCGTCAAAACACCAGCAATGGCACATAGCGAGCCGACGATCTTCCCCCCGATGGTCACCGGGTGCATATCTCCGTAGCCGACCGTAGTCATGGTAACCACGGCCCACCAGAACGCGTCCGGGATGCTGCTGAAGCTGGATGCAGGGTCGTCCGCCTCAGCGAAGTACACAGCGCTGGAGAATAAAATGACTCCGATAAACAAGAAGAAAATCAGCAAACCAAGTTCCCTCATGCTGGCTTTAAGCGTCTGCCCAAGGATCTGGAGGCCCTTGGAGTGGCGCGACAGCTTGAAGATGCGAAACACTCGCACTAGACGGATCACGCGCAGGATGGCCAGGGACATGGCCTGCTGCCCATTACCCTGTCTTTCCGCCAACTCTGTACCAAGGGTGATGAAGTACGGAATTATAGCCACGATGTCGATTATATTCATGATGTTTTTGGAAAAGGTGGCTTTGCTGGGGCAGGCGAAAAAGCGGACAAGCAGCTCAAATGAGAACCAGATTATGCAAAGCGTCTCGATAACAAAAAAAGGGTCAGTAAAAGAGCCTGACCCGTACGGGCCAGTGCCGTTTATTATGGGCGCTACTGTTACCGGATCCTTATCGTCCCTAAACTCAGGCAAAGTTTCCAGACAGAAAATGACGATGGAGATCAGAATGACCAACACTGACACGATGGCAATGCCCCTGGCCGGGCCCGAGCTCTCCGGGTATTCAAATAAAAGCCAGACCTGCCTCTGGAACTCATGGCTAGGCAAGGGGCGCTCCTCTTCTTTGATAAAACCCTCGTCCTCACGAAATTTCTCCATCGCTTCCTCGCCAAGCTGATAAAAGCGGATCTCTTCTGAGAAAATATCTATGGGCACGTTGACGGGTCTCCGGATGCGCCCGCCTGACTGGTAGTAGTAGAGGATGGCGTCAAAGCTTGGACGATTCCTGTCGAAAAAGTACTCATTCCTTAGCGGATCGAAGTAGCGCATCCTCTTTTTCGGATCGCCGAGCAAGGTGTCTGGAAATTGGTTGAAAGTTTTGAGCTGCGTCTCGAAGCGCAGGCCCGAGATGTTGATGACCACTCTCTCGCAGCACTCGTGCTCCGCCTCATATCGATCCAGCGACAGGTGGCCGGGGAGCGCGGCCGATTCCTCCAGCAACTCCGCCGCCATCACCGTCATGCTGCCCTTTTCTGTCTCCGCGTAGCCGTGGTTCTCGGCGTTGTTTCCCCTGTGGCGTGTCGACGGCGAGTCTATGAGGTTGAAGTGTTCATCCATTCCGGGGGGGGGAGAGGCGACAAGGGGCCCGAGAGAGGCGCGCCTCTCCCACCCAGCTTGGAATGAATTAAAAGGACTTCCTTCGCGTCTTCACGGAGTCCTCTGCGTTGACAGCCGTTTCCGCGCGGTGTCGCCGCCCCACGACGCGCACAGCGCTCTTTATAAACGCGCGTCTATTCCCGCCCACAGCGCGCGTGCGCTTCACGCACCCTCGCCAAATCAGAACCTAAGTTGGCATAAACATCAATTCACAGTCTCACTTTTTTTCTACGAAAATACACCTATCCACACAAAGTGAATAAAATCCAGAGAGGTATTCTTCGGTAGATATCAGGAAAGAAACCAGTTTCGTCATTTGAAATAGCAACCCGTGCAATGGAACGCGTCGAGTCACCGATTAGAATTTTTCTCAATGACAATGCTAACAGcgttctgtaaaaaaaaaagaaaaaaaaagaagagcacGTGTTAATAGAGCAGACAAACGATTCGTGTCGAGCGCGAAACACTTAATAGGCAGACAGCCAAGTGGTAGCCTACAAACCCCAGCGCACGTGAAAGCATTTCAGATGAAATAGTGCGCACGTTTTTTCAAACAAGAACGAAAAACCATTAAGCTTTTTGGTCCGCAGGGCTGATCTGTGCATTTCCCTAGGAGAAAAGCCATCGGGTGGCGCGAAGCAGCGCGCGCGCGGGGATGCTTTACAGCCGGATGGCGCTCTCCATGGTGACGCGGCTCCCAAAGGCGAAAAGCGCGCGAGGAGAAGAACGCGGTCTGTTTGTTCAATATGGAGACCGGAGTCGTGATTTAGTGCTCAGCACACACAGAGCTTACTAATATGACTGGACATTGTTGCATGATTTGATGAAACGGGACATCTAAGAATAAAAGTCACTAGGAAACCTAAGCGCTCGTCAAATATATTAGTCAGAATCATTTATTATCTATACAAAAATATAGGCTAATTGTGCGCAATTAATAAAAACCCCCTGCAGTTACCTTTCAACAACGACAAAATCGTTGCTATTAACACGATTTTTGTTAAATCATATTTTGCTCTTTGCAATTGTGGTCCACAATGTGGTCGTTTAATGCAAAGCATTTCCATTTATTGCATTTATGGCAGTTCCATTTTCTGGGCACGTGCATTCGGAAGTCTATACACTAACTCTGTGTTTGAAGAGAGTCGAGCTCAAATAAAGCAGGATGAGGCAACACTGTTTCGTTACGCATGCTTTCCCCATTAGACCACAATAAGATGCAAGACATTTGTTGATTCTGTTCGATATTGTAGTCGATTTTGCCTTGTACAAAGCACATTGTCCCATCAATCCATTTCCATTTTCTGGCCGGCTACAAGGCGGGGAAACCCTAGATGGGGTTTCCAACCCACAGCACGGCACAATcgcacatgcactcacacacccaaacacacgctatggacaatttagagatgccaatcaatcTCCAACGTGCCTTGGACTGGGGGAGCTAAACTGAGTAACTGGAAGTAACCCCCAAATCAAGGGAGGAACATGTGAACTCCACAGATACAGGGAGGAGACGGAAATCGACCCTGGAACCTCTGACGTGGCTAAAAACATGCTAAACATTCAAAAGCTCAGAAACTGTATATGAGAAATTATGAcgttaatattataaaatattaatccaCACAGAGCTTTATAATACTACAGATTgttatttacaaaacaaaaacatcaacagtTTATGGTGTTTGCTTTGAGGTGGGTATGAAATGATTAATATGAACCATATCTAGTAGTGGTGTGTAGACGCCAGTCTGTCATTCAACTACACAATTAACAGTAATGAGTGtcttctctgtgtttctctcctctttctATGGCTTTGATAAACAGATTTAACTGACTTCACAATAAGGAAGCCTTAAACAcaaaatataactgtaaatacataaaataaataagagcaCAGCAGCATGTCATAGTTATGTTTTTCCCACACTTAACAACTTACAATTCTTTTCTTGAAAGCAAGTACATATTAATTCCATATTAAGTTACATAAAATATGCAATGTTTGTTTTCCAAAGAGATTACTTTGCTCTGCAGAATAAGGGATTGGGAATTATGACCTTCTCATTTTTGTGAGTATGCATTATGCCATATTTGATTATATGGTATTATTTCTGTGTAATGTATAtgcttatatattattttaactgGATAAATATCAGCCTCTGGTCTAAAAAGAGTTTCTGTATGCCATTATTATCTGTGACAATGAAACATATTGCTATGAATCATCTATAGATCATCTGTAGGTATGTCAAGGTATATCATTCTGTCGGGGGTATCAAACTAACAGTCCCCACTCTTGTAACATACTTTTCCTGTTAGTTCCACTCTGGAAACTGAAAAATTCATAGCAGTTACTATATAATATGctttaaagttaataaaagaataatgccCTGAGACTTTTAGGGGTCCAAAAGAAATGGCTAAGCATACATATTGTTAGATGTCAGATGTCTAAACTGGGGTTGTAAGTTATCTTGACATTTTCAGAGGAGAGATATCCACACCAAACATATAGATTTATAGAGCTTCATGTATTCTGAGCTAAAGATAATTGGGTGGTAAGGGATGGCCAgggtaacattaaaaaaatattgtgttttgtaGGATAAAGGAAAGTAATGAAGGGCTATGCTCACCTGAAGGTCATAGTGGACTAAGGTGTTCTTCCATCCACCAGCTTATTCAACACAGCAATTTTCTACTTTTTTAAACTGTATGCCATAAAAACCGTTATTAACAGGTCTGTGCCTCTTAATAAGGGTCATAGAGGagctggagcttatcccaggaacactgggcacaagGTCGAAGAATTCACCTCAAATGGCCAGTCCATTACAAGGCCCCATGCACTCagtcattcacacctaggggcaaatTTAGCATAGCCCATCTACCCACttacatgtgaaactccacataGACAGTGACCTGAACTCAGGCTCAGACCAGGGACCCTGGAACAGTAAGAAAGGAAAgctacccactgcaccaccatgtcactatttatttatatgcagcTATACACATAATGCCACATTTTGTCCATAAGAGATGTGTATGCATTTAATTCTCATAGGAAATGTGTATGCATTTAATTCTTCACCAAGCTCATTATTGTATATGTTTAAGAATGTCTTCACCAACTAATGTAAGTTTagcttacatttatatttatagattaGATATAGAATTTTAACAATGCTTCCAGTTCGACTCCTTTAAGCAAGAAACACATCAACTGGTTAACAGACTAACAGCAATCACTAGACACCCCCACAAGTGATTTATCTGTCTCTGCAGGAAGAGCTCACGGTGATTGGATATTAACAGGGCTTTCTGACCATGCCTTCTGCTCGATATTGCACAGTCATGCATATTTAATAAGGTTTTAATGTAAGTAGAGCTTTCACTTATAACTGGTCAGACACACAGTAGAGGAATGccacacaaaataaatacaataaaaatgtgCAAAGTGTTACACAGAACTATGGACAAATTGTATTTATCACATATTTTTGAACAATAGTGAGATTTAAAACCAAAATGTACAATTTTATGATACAATAGCTGtcaaaacagataaaaaaaaactcacctgTCCTGTCTGGATAACAAATCTGAACACTTTCTCATTTCCAATTGTGGCTAATCACTGGTTAGCACAGGGAGGAATCAATAGGACTGGGGTCATTGATCAGCAGCTGGGTGACACACTCACATTTGCCAAGGTCACCGCAACCAGTAAGTCAGATACAGTATTAGCAATCACAGCTGCTGTTAAGCTTGGAGCACAAGAGGCATGCTGAGCAGGATGGCAtggaaatttaaataaaaatatttttgttgattGAGGTTAAAAGAGTTTTTAGACTGCTTCATGCTGGAATTTAGTGCAAAGAATACAATCTCTGGAGAGCAGAGAAAAGGCTGGGTTTATATGCAATTTCAGAGAGCAGATGCAGACACAAATGCAGGTGAATGGCAGCTTTATTTATCACTCCAGCAGGACGGTCCAATACATAAGACAAAATATGATCAAAAAACAGCCAAAAATCAGGCAATCATGAAATTGAAGTAGTAGACCTATAAGTTGCTCAGGAGCTGTTGCTTGCACAATTCAAACTGACTATAAACAATTTCAAaaagaatattatttataatcacactctgcggtgtcacccaaatgagaatgagtttccttctgagtctggttcctctcatggtttcttcctcatatcatctcagggagtttttccttgccactgttgcatCAGGCTTGCTGATTAAGGATAcatattaatttcattttaagcatttttattctatatttttatatttctgtaaagctgctttgagacaatgtccattgttaatagTGTTgttcaaatacatttaaattgcATTGAATAGACTAGGTTAAGGCAAAAACAAGATCTGAAAACAAAGTAGACAACGACAATAGCAAGACTTGGTTTCAACT
This genomic window contains:
- the kcna3a gene encoding potassium voltage-gated channel subfamily A member 3 isoform X1, giving the protein MDEHFNLIDSPSTRHRGNNAENHGYAETEKGSMTVMAAELLEESAALPGHLSLDRYEAEHECCERVVINISGLRFETQLKTFNQFPDTLLGDPKKRMRYFDPLRNEYFFDRNRPSFDAILYYYQSGGRIRRPVNVPIDIFSEEIRFYQLGEEAMEKFREDEGFIKEEERPLPSHEFQRQVWLLFEYPESSGPARGIAIVSVLVILISIVIFCLETLPEFRDDKDPVTVAPIINGTGPYGSGSFTDPFFVIETLCIIWFSFELLVRFFACPSKATFSKNIMNIIDIVAIIPYFITLGTELAERQGNGQQAMSLAILRVIRLVRVFRIFKLSRHSKGLQILGQTLKASMRELGLLIFFLFIGVILFSSAVYFAEADDPASSFSSIPDAFWWAVVTMTTVGYGDMHPVTIGGKIVGSLCAIAGVLTIALPVPVIVSNFNYFYHRETDGEEHAQYLHTGSCEHLESAEEMKRTRSTSSLSKSEYMVIEEGINSGFKQANYTNQNNQNCVNIKKIFTDV
- the kcna3a gene encoding potassium voltage-gated channel subfamily A member 3 isoform X2, whose translation is MDEHFNLIDSPSTRHRGNNAENHGYAETEKGSMTVMAAELLEESAALPGHLSLDRYEAEHECCERVVINISGLRFETQLKTFNQFPDTLLGDPKKRMRYFDPLRNEYFFDRNRPSFDAILYYYQSGGRIRRPVNVPIDIFSEEIRFYQLGEEAMEKFREDEGFIKEEERPLPSHEFQRQVWLLFEYPESSGPARGIAIVSVLVILISIVIFCLETLPEFRDDKDPVTVAPIINGTGPYGSGSFTDPFFVIETLCIIWFSFELLVRFFACPSKATFSKNIMNIIDIVAIIPYFITLGTELAERQGNGQQAMSLAILRVIRLVRVFRIFKLSRHSKGLQILGQTLKASMRELGLLIFFLFIGVILFSSAVYFAEADDPASSFSSIPDAFWWAVVTMTTVGYGDMHPVTIGGKIVGSLCAIAGVLTIALPVPVIVSNFNYFYHRETDGEEHAQYLHTGSCEHLESAEEMKRTRSTSSLSKSEYMEVKIRTMCC